A DNA window from Bacteroides cellulosilyticus contains the following coding sequences:
- a CDS encoding M23 family metallopeptidase, translated as MRKVYYIYNPQTQTYDRIYPTVRQRMVSLLRRLFIGMGLGAGSFIILLIIFGSPSEKELRKENSQLLAQYNVLSRRLDEAMGVLQDVQQRDDNLYRVIFAADPVPSAIRQAGYGGTNRYEHLMDMANSDLVVNTTQKMDMLSKQLYIQSRSFDDVVDMCKSHDEMLRCIPAIQPVSNKDLRKTASGYGTRIDPIYGTTKFHAGMDFSAPLGTDVYATGDGTVIQMGWQTGYGNRIVVDHGFGYQTVYAHLRDFRTKVGKKVVRGEVIGGVGSTGKSTGPHLHYEVHVKGQVVNPVNYYFMDLSAEDYDRMIQIAANHGKVLD; from the coding sequence ATGCGCAAAGTTTACTACATTTATAATCCACAGACGCAGACTTATGACCGTATTTACCCTACTGTCCGGCAACGGATGGTGAGTCTCCTGCGCCGTTTGTTTATCGGCATGGGCTTAGGGGCAGGTAGTTTCATTATTCTGCTGATTATCTTCGGTTCACCTTCCGAGAAAGAGTTGAGGAAGGAAAATAGCCAACTTTTAGCGCAATATAATGTGCTTTCCCGTCGTCTGGACGAGGCAATGGGGGTGTTGCAGGATGTGCAGCAGCGTGATGATAACCTGTATCGGGTTATATTTGCGGCTGACCCTGTACCTTCGGCTATTCGTCAGGCAGGGTATGGCGGCACTAACCGTTATGAACACCTGATGGATATGGCGAACTCCGATCTGGTAGTGAATACAACTCAGAAGATGGATATGCTCAGCAAGCAACTCTATATCCAGTCACGTTCCTTCGATGATGTGGTGGATATGTGTAAGAGCCATGATGAAATGTTGCGTTGTATCCCGGCTATCCAGCCTGTTTCCAATAAAGACCTTCGCAAAACAGCTTCCGGTTACGGAACGCGTATCGACCCTATTTACGGAACTACAAAATTCCATGCAGGTATGGACTTCTCGGCACCTTTGGGTACGGATGTTTATGCCACAGGAGATGGTACGGTGATACAGATGGGGTGGCAAACCGGATATGGTAACCGGATTGTGGTAGATCATGGATTTGGTTATCAGACTGTATACGCGCATTTGCGTGATTTCCGTACTAAGGTCGGAAAGAAGGTGGTGCGCGGTGAAGTCATTGGCGGGGTAGGCAGTACGGGAAAGAGTACAGGCCCTCACTTGCATTATGAAGTTCATGTAAAAGGTCAGGTAGTCAACCCTGTCAACTATTATTTTATGGACTTGAGTGCTGAGGATTACGACCGGATGATACAGATTGCTGCCAACCATGGTAAAGTTCTCGATTAA
- a CDS encoding MerR family transcriptional regulator encodes MDKDLKLYYSISEVAQMFDVNESLLRFWEKEFPQLSPKKGSRGVRQYRKEDIETVKLIYHLVKERGMTLPGARQRMKDNKENTLRNFEIVDRLKAIREELLNMKRALDGFTYEQVEELKKDIQQG; translated from the coding sequence ATGGATAAAGACCTGAAATTATATTATTCCATCAGTGAGGTAGCCCAGATGTTCGATGTGAACGAGTCCTTGCTTCGTTTCTGGGAGAAAGAGTTTCCACAACTTTCTCCGAAGAAGGGAAGTCGTGGGGTGCGGCAATACCGCAAAGAGGATATTGAAACTGTGAAGCTGATCTATCATCTGGTGAAGGAACGGGGAATGACATTACCCGGTGCCCGCCAGCGAATGAAGGACAATAAAGAAAACACTCTTCGTAACTTTGAAATTGTAGATCGTCTGAAAGCTATTCGTGAAGAACTGCTCAATATGAAGAGAGCCCTTGACGGATTTACTTATGAACAGGTGGAGGAACTGAAAAAAGATATTCAGCAGGGATAA
- a CDS encoding phenylacetate--CoA ligase family protein, whose product MEKNPNIQFRSPKEIKLYQEARLTETLAYLQAHSRFYQQMFKEHSIDITRIKKIEDLQQIPVTTKTDLQLHNSEFICVDPDDIIDYVTTSGTLGDPVTFVLTSKDLDRLAYNEYLSFNTAGCSRHDILQLMTTIDRRFMAGLAYYLGARELGMGVARVGNGIPELQWDTIHRIHPTCGMVVPSFLIKLIEFAERNQIDHNTCSMKKCVCIGEALRNPDFTLNTLGQRISEKWPSLQLYSTYASTEMQSSFTECSEFHGGHLQPELIIVEFLDDKNLPVKAGEPGEVTITTLGVEGMPLLRFKTGDICYQYTEPCACGRNTIRLSSVLGRKGQMIKYKGTTLYPPALFDILDDIPRVKNYVVEVYTNKLGTDEILIRIGSDENSESFAKEIKDLFRSKIRVAPTIRFEPAEYISQIQMPPMSRKSIKFFDLR is encoded by the coding sequence ATGGAAAAGAATCCAAACATACAGTTTCGTTCTCCTAAAGAGATTAAATTGTATCAGGAAGCCAGACTCACTGAAACCTTGGCTTACTTGCAGGCACATTCCCGCTTCTATCAGCAAATGTTCAAAGAACATTCCATAGACATCACCCGAATCAAGAAGATAGAAGACCTCCAACAAATTCCCGTTACCACCAAAACAGACCTGCAACTACATAATAGTGAATTCATCTGTGTAGACCCGGATGATATTATCGACTATGTCACCACTTCCGGAACTTTAGGAGATCCGGTTACTTTTGTACTGACCTCCAAAGATCTGGACCGTCTGGCATACAACGAGTATTTGTCTTTCAATACTGCCGGATGCAGCCGACACGATATACTGCAACTGATGACTACCATAGACCGCCGCTTCATGGCAGGGCTGGCGTACTACTTGGGAGCCAGAGAGCTCGGTATGGGAGTAGCCCGTGTAGGCAACGGTATACCGGAACTGCAATGGGATACCATTCACCGTATTCACCCTACCTGCGGCATGGTCGTTCCTTCATTCCTGATTAAATTGATAGAGTTTGCCGAAAGAAATCAAATTGATCATAACACCTGTTCTATGAAGAAGTGTGTATGTATCGGCGAAGCACTGCGCAACCCTGACTTTACATTGAACACCCTTGGACAGCGTATCAGCGAAAAGTGGCCGTCACTCCAACTCTATTCCACTTATGCCTCTACGGAAATGCAATCGTCCTTCACCGAATGTTCCGAATTCCATGGCGGACACCTGCAACCCGAGCTTATCATTGTAGAATTTCTGGATGACAAGAACCTTCCGGTGAAAGCAGGAGAACCGGGAGAAGTAACCATTACCACCTTAGGGGTGGAAGGCATGCCTTTACTTCGTTTCAAAACCGGAGATATCTGTTACCAATATACGGAACCTTGTGCATGTGGCAGAAACACCATCCGGTTAAGTTCCGTGCTGGGACGAAAAGGACAAATGATAAAATACAAAGGAACAACTCTGTATCCACCTGCATTATTCGACATATTAGATGATATTCCCCGGGTAAAGAACTATGTTGTTGAGGTGTACACCAACAAGTTAGGTACAGACGAGATACTGATTCGGATTGGCAGTGACGAGAACAGCGAAAGCTTTGCCAAAGAAATTAAAGATTTATTCCGGTCTAAAATACGGGTAGCTCCTACTATCCGGTTTGAACCGGCAGAATATATCTCCCAGATACAAATGCCTCCGATGAGTAGAAAAAGCATCAAATTCTTTGATTTACGATAA
- a CDS encoding C45 family autoproteolytic acyltransferase/hydolase → MHKIVKKTIKYTACGIGVLLLAIILFVSILYFSADMLTPDYTPKANGELVQTDSLREYAGNYLRQSNSGLWELKVSGDAFQRGEAIGKLSSDLLYYQEKVFVDQIREIVPSDNYLKFLRFFIVLFNRNLGKNVPEEFRDEIYGISLSCTHEYDFIGTPYERQLNYHSAHDLGHAMQDYMLVGCSSFATWGENSADSSLIIGRNFDFYMGDKFAHNKLVSFYQLEQSYKFASVGWPGMIGVLSGMNETGLTVTINAAKSDMPTASATPISILTREILQYASTIDEAYAIALKRKTFVSESILIGSARDGRAAIIEKSPEKTALFTSGGNQIICTNHYQSETFRNDERNKENIATSDSPYRFARLQELLKENNPIDPMKAASILRNQKGVDNIDLGMGNEMAINQLIAHHSVIFLPEKQIMYVSTSPWQCGKYMAYDLNKIFSDTIDFHHEIATLNLTIPEDNFIRQASYKQFMAYKQLTKLIREKTQRKETIETKVLNLYEASNPSFYYVYEVLGDYYAAIQQTDTAITYWQKALTMPIPKQAEKVRIQQKINKNQ, encoded by the coding sequence ATGCATAAGATAGTAAAGAAAACAATTAAATATACGGCATGTGGCATAGGGGTACTTCTCCTTGCCATTATCCTCTTTGTTAGCATACTCTATTTCTCTGCGGATATGCTGACTCCCGACTACACCCCAAAAGCCAACGGAGAATTGGTACAGACAGATAGTCTTCGGGAATATGCGGGCAATTATCTGCGGCAAAGCAACAGTGGTCTGTGGGAATTGAAGGTGAGTGGCGACGCATTCCAGCGCGGTGAGGCCATAGGCAAACTTTCTTCTGATTTGCTATACTATCAGGAAAAAGTCTTCGTTGACCAGATACGCGAAATCGTACCTTCTGACAACTATCTTAAATTCCTCCGCTTCTTCATCGTACTTTTCAACCGTAATTTAGGAAAGAATGTCCCGGAAGAGTTCAGAGATGAAATTTATGGCATTTCGCTCTCCTGTACCCATGAGTACGACTTTATCGGTACTCCCTACGAACGCCAGCTCAATTATCATTCGGCTCACGATCTGGGACATGCCATGCAAGATTACATGTTGGTAGGTTGCAGTTCCTTTGCCACCTGGGGAGAAAACAGTGCCGACTCTTCCCTCATCATCGGACGCAATTTTGATTTTTACATGGGGGATAAGTTTGCACACAACAAACTGGTATCTTTTTATCAGCTCGAGCAAAGCTATAAATTTGCATCTGTAGGTTGGCCGGGTATGATCGGTGTACTTTCGGGCATGAATGAAACCGGACTCACGGTGACTATCAATGCTGCAAAATCGGACATGCCGACTGCTTCCGCCACTCCTATCTCTATCCTGACCAGAGAGATACTGCAATATGCCTCAACAATTGATGAAGCTTATGCCATCGCCTTGAAGCGGAAAACATTTGTTTCCGAATCCATACTGATCGGTTCTGCGCGGGATGGCAGAGCCGCTATCATTGAAAAGTCACCGGAGAAAACGGCACTCTTTACGAGTGGCGGTAATCAGATTATTTGTACAAACCATTATCAATCAGAGACCTTCCGCAACGATGAACGCAATAAGGAAAACATTGCTACTTCCGATAGTCCCTATCGTTTTGCCCGTCTGCAAGAACTGTTGAAAGAGAATAATCCTATCGACCCGATGAAAGCTGCTTCCATACTCCGCAACCAAAAAGGAGTGGACAATATTGATTTGGGCATGGGTAATGAAATGGCTATCAATCAACTCATAGCCCATCACTCTGTTATTTTCCTGCCAGAGAAGCAGATCATGTATGTATCCACTTCTCCCTGGCAATGCGGCAAGTATATGGCATACGATCTGAACAAAATATTCAGCGATACCATAGATTTCCATCACGAAATCGCCACTTTGAATCTGACTATTCCCGAAGACAACTTTATCAGGCAAGCAAGCTACAAACAGTTCATGGCTTATAAACAGCTAACGAAGCTCATCCGGGAAAAGACCCAACGGAAAGAAACAATAGAAACAAAAGTCCTGAATCTTTATGAAGCATCCAATCCTTCGTTCTATTACGTTTACGAAGTATTGGGAGATTATTATGCTGCAATACAACAAACAGATACAGCTATAACCTATTGGCAGAAAGCACTAACAATGCCCATACCCAAACAAGCAGAAAAAGTACGAATCCAACAAAAAATCAACAAAAACCAATAA
- a CDS encoding phytoene desaturase family protein encodes MSKYDIIIIGSGLGGFECGAILSKEGYNVCVLEKNELFGGCFQTYRRKGHLLDTGIHYIGSLDEGQVMNQFFRYVGIMGHLKVRKLDENAFDKIFYKNHVYDYAMGYERFTDTLCQSFPHEKENLRQYTTLLKEVGNLISVDNLKKGIISTEGMKFFNTSAAGMIDKITTNPDLQSVLAGSALLYGGLREHSNFYEHAMINNSYIQGAYRFIDGSMQVASEMINVIRTHGGTVLNNSEVTRIIVENNQVAGVEINHAERIESKYIISNVHPKQTLTLLDKTRCIKNAYISRINSLENTYGIFTLYLIMKEKSYPYQNQNLYLHGDNDVWYDKKVNMGYTTNCMISTQASSRNSDYADVISILTPMYIDELSAWQDTLPEQRGEDYKAFKMEKARQLLEFIKSHGIDFTDHIETMYTTTPLSYRDFTGTCDGSAYGIIKDYKCPQIGFVSTRTKLGNLFLTGQNLNVHGALGVTLTSIITCGELLGHEYLAKRIGHA; translated from the coding sequence ATGAGTAAGTATGACATCATCATCATTGGAAGCGGATTAGGTGGCTTTGAATGTGGAGCCATACTTAGTAAAGAAGGGTATAACGTATGTGTGCTCGAAAAGAACGAACTGTTTGGAGGATGCTTTCAGACCTATCGCCGGAAAGGACATTTGTTGGATACAGGAATTCATTACATAGGTAGTCTGGACGAAGGACAAGTCATGAATCAGTTTTTCCGGTATGTAGGAATCATGGGGCACCTCAAAGTCCGGAAACTGGATGAAAATGCTTTTGATAAGATTTTCTATAAGAATCACGTATATGATTACGCAATGGGATACGAACGCTTTACCGATACCCTTTGCCAATCATTTCCTCACGAAAAAGAAAATCTCCGGCAATATACAACGTTACTGAAAGAAGTAGGCAACCTGATCAGTGTGGACAATCTGAAGAAAGGTATTATTTCTACTGAAGGAATGAAGTTCTTCAATACCTCAGCAGCAGGAATGATAGATAAGATTACCACCAATCCTGATTTGCAATCGGTATTGGCCGGCTCGGCACTTCTGTATGGTGGTTTAAGAGAACATTCCAACTTCTATGAACACGCCATGATTAACAACTCCTACATACAAGGAGCCTATCGGTTCATTGACGGAAGTATGCAAGTGGCCTCTGAAATGATAAATGTAATACGCACTCATGGCGGAACAGTTTTGAACAACAGTGAAGTCACCCGTATCATTGTAGAGAACAATCAGGTAGCAGGGGTAGAGATAAACCATGCAGAGCGGATAGAAAGCAAGTACATCATCTCTAACGTACACCCCAAACAAACATTAACCTTGCTGGACAAAACCCGCTGTATCAAAAATGCCTATATCTCCCGTATCAATTCTTTAGAAAACACATACGGCATTTTCACTCTTTATCTGATTATGAAAGAGAAAAGTTACCCGTATCAGAATCAAAACCTCTATCTGCATGGAGACAACGATGTATGGTATGATAAGAAAGTCAATATGGGATATACCACCAATTGCATGATCTCCACACAAGCATCTTCCCGCAACAGTGATTATGCAGACGTCATTTCCATTCTGACTCCCATGTATATAGATGAACTGTCCGCCTGGCAGGATACACTTCCCGAACAACGAGGTGAAGACTATAAAGCCTTCAAAATGGAAAAAGCCAGGCAATTGTTGGAGTTCATCAAAAGCCACGGGATCGATTTTACCGATCACATCGAGACTATGTATACCACTACTCCACTTAGCTACAGAGACTTTACGGGTACTTGTGACGGTTCCGCCTATGGAATTATCAAAGATTACAAATGTCCGCAAATCGGCTTTGTTTCCACCCGAACCAAACTGGGAAACTTATTTCTCACAGGACAGAACCTGAATGTCCACGGTGCTTTAGGAGTAACATTAACCTCCATCATCACTTGCGGCGAATTACTCGGACATGAATATTTAGCTAAACGAATAGGCCATGCATAA
- a CDS encoding trifunctional MMPL family transporter/lysophospholipid acyltransferase/class I SAM-dependent methyltransferase — MTQFFIRLYNYFQRHKVLFYLSLCVCVLFMGYFAWQVRFEENVTRFFPDKKNSQSITKVFDNLKIKDKIIILISPADSTVTPDLMIEAGDQLKQNLLEESNQTWIKDIFSEVDETTIETATDFVYENLPLFLTEKDYQHFDSLLTQEGIEAMMRKNYTNLLSPAGIALRSYIQRDPLGLGNNVLKHLQDFQLETNYEINNGHIFSKDGNTLLMFMTPVFGTGSTGENENLIRILENELQQVQKEYPSIHASYFGGPSVSVYNARQIKKDTIITSSIALLIIIVFISLVFKHKKSIPLIVTPVLFGGLFALCLIYFIQGYISAIAVGAGSAILGIALSYSIHMLAHQNHVSTVQQLIKEITYPLTVGSFTTIGAFFGLTFTTSELLRDFGLFASLALIGTTLFCLIYLPHFLKGQADVKQGRVLRFIEKINAYPYEKNKWLVGGIVIITLISVFTSQKVKFNEDMMSLNYEPQHLKQAEAKLEHLFNAQEKTVLFVSVGKNMTEALESYANTNQHLSTFKEQGLIKAYASAEQFLISPEEQQKRLEQWNQYWGESGKIPTIRKYIEDAARTYHFREGSFNAFYQWLEHPFQPYNYQDDTNSIATTLLNEWQTSADSITMLVTQVRITDDNKEEVYQQFKDNTDVVVFDRSYFTNQWVSAINNDFYLILYISSFLIFLALLISYGRIELTLISFLPMLISWTIILGLMGILGIEFNIINIILSTFIFGIGDDFSIFIMDGLQNKYRTGKAILNSHKTAIFFSAFTAVVGMGTLVFAKHPALQSISLISILGMAAVVLVAYTIQPIIFQFFIAKPASKGLPPYTLIGLLRTIILFMLFVTGCIILRIFIFLLYLIPVRRGYKQQLVCRIINITCKGILTVATFVRKEHINVTNETFKKPAIIIANHQSFIDILELLSFSPKIIMITNHWVWNSPVFGKIIQYAGFFHVDEGYELCVERMREKVREGYSIAIFPEGTRTYDGKMKRFHKGAFYLSKTLQLDIIPILLYGNGEIIAKAQPFYVRKGIIYSKILPRILYNDDSFGTTYQERTKRISSYMKEEYARICLEKNTPANPAFYEALVLNYIYKSPVIEWYIRIKVKMEHNYQLFNQLIPMKGQITDIGCGLGPLCYMLSMISKERQIVGIDYDEDKIAIAQHGWLRGENLRFEHADASVYEFPESDVFILNDVLHYMSYEHQHDLLVRCANLLRPEGMIIVRDGNSAETHKHRLTRLTEVLSTQVVKFNRTTDELCFTSEAQIQSIARECGMEVKTIRNDKYTSNTIYILKKQLP, encoded by the coding sequence ATGACTCAGTTCTTTATCAGACTATATAATTATTTTCAAAGACACAAAGTTCTCTTCTACTTGTCACTCTGTGTTTGTGTCCTTTTTATGGGGTACTTCGCCTGGCAAGTCAGGTTTGAAGAGAATGTGACCCGTTTCTTTCCTGATAAGAAAAACAGCCAGAGCATCACCAAAGTATTTGATAACCTAAAAATAAAGGATAAGATTATCATCTTAATCTCTCCTGCCGACTCTACAGTAACTCCGGATTTAATGATAGAGGCCGGAGACCAACTGAAACAAAACTTATTAGAAGAGTCTAACCAAACCTGGATTAAAGATATCTTTTCGGAAGTAGATGAAACAACCATTGAAACAGCAACAGATTTTGTCTATGAAAATCTTCCGCTGTTCCTGACGGAAAAAGACTATCAGCACTTCGACTCACTCTTAACGCAGGAAGGCATAGAAGCCATGATGCGAAAGAACTATACCAACCTTCTTTCTCCCGCAGGTATAGCATTGAGAAGTTATATACAAAGAGACCCGTTAGGACTTGGGAATAACGTATTAAAGCATCTGCAGGATTTTCAGTTGGAAACCAATTATGAAATCAACAACGGACACATCTTTTCGAAGGATGGAAATACATTGTTGATGTTTATGACTCCGGTATTCGGAACAGGAAGTACCGGTGAGAATGAAAATCTGATCCGAATACTTGAAAATGAGTTGCAACAGGTTCAGAAAGAGTATCCTTCCATTCATGCATCTTACTTTGGAGGTCCCTCTGTCAGTGTCTATAATGCACGGCAGATTAAAAAGGATACCATTATTACTTCTTCGATCGCACTGCTGATTATCATTGTTTTCATCTCGCTGGTATTTAAGCACAAGAAATCAATCCCTCTCATTGTCACTCCCGTTTTATTCGGGGGATTGTTCGCTTTATGCCTGATCTACTTTATTCAGGGATATATTTCTGCAATTGCCGTAGGTGCCGGATCGGCTATTCTGGGTATTGCGCTGAGCTACTCCATACACATGCTGGCTCATCAAAATCATGTTTCTACCGTCCAGCAATTGATTAAAGAAATAACTTATCCGCTTACAGTAGGCAGTTTCACTACAATTGGTGCATTCTTCGGACTTACTTTTACCACCTCCGAACTACTGCGCGATTTTGGTTTGTTTGCTTCCCTGGCGCTTATCGGTACTACTCTTTTCTGTCTCATTTATCTTCCGCACTTCCTGAAAGGACAAGCTGATGTGAAGCAAGGCAGGGTCTTACGCTTTATTGAAAAAATCAATGCCTATCCTTATGAAAAGAACAAGTGGTTGGTAGGCGGCATCGTTATTATTACACTCATCAGCGTGTTTACTTCACAGAAAGTAAAGTTTAACGAAGACATGATGAGCCTCAACTATGAGCCTCAACACTTGAAACAGGCAGAGGCTAAACTGGAGCATCTTTTCAATGCCCAAGAGAAAACCGTGCTTTTTGTCAGCGTAGGTAAGAACATGACGGAAGCACTCGAAAGTTATGCAAATACCAATCAGCACTTATCCACTTTTAAAGAGCAGGGACTTATTAAAGCGTATGCATCTGCCGAGCAATTCTTAATTTCACCGGAAGAACAGCAAAAGCGTCTGGAACAATGGAACCAGTATTGGGGAGAGTCGGGAAAGATACCAACTATTCGCAAATACATAGAAGACGCCGCCCGTACCTATCACTTCCGGGAAGGTAGTTTCAATGCATTTTACCAATGGTTAGAACACCCATTCCAGCCCTATAATTATCAGGACGATACAAATAGCATTGCCACTACCCTACTGAACGAATGGCAAACAAGTGCTGACTCCATCACGATGCTCGTTACCCAGGTACGCATCACTGATGATAATAAGGAAGAAGTCTATCAACAATTCAAGGATAATACGGATGTTGTAGTCTTCGACCGGAGTTATTTCACTAATCAATGGGTCTCTGCCATCAATAATGACTTTTACCTGATACTTTATATTTCTTCATTCCTTATATTCCTGGCTCTATTGATTTCGTACGGGCGTATAGAATTAACCCTGATCAGTTTCCTGCCTATGCTTATCAGCTGGACCATTATTTTGGGCCTGATGGGGATTCTGGGTATCGAATTCAACATTATCAATATTATCCTCTCTACTTTCATTTTCGGTATCGGAGACGACTTCAGTATCTTCATCATGGATGGACTCCAAAACAAATACCGGACAGGAAAAGCGATCTTGAATTCCCATAAGACAGCTATTTTCTTCTCTGCATTCACAGCCGTTGTGGGAATGGGAACTTTAGTATTTGCCAAACATCCCGCCCTGCAATCCATTTCACTGATTTCCATCCTTGGAATGGCAGCGGTGGTATTAGTAGCCTATACCATACAACCTATTATTTTCCAGTTCTTTATTGCTAAACCGGCTTCCAAGGGATTACCCCCGTATACCTTGATAGGCTTACTCCGCACGATCATCCTTTTCATGCTCTTCGTTACAGGATGCATCATTCTGAGAATTTTCATTTTCTTATTATACCTCATTCCGGTACGCCGCGGTTATAAGCAACAGCTTGTTTGCCGGATTATCAACATTACTTGCAAAGGTATATTGACAGTAGCAACATTCGTACGTAAAGAACACATCAACGTAACCAATGAGACATTCAAAAAACCGGCTATCATAATAGCTAACCATCAGTCTTTCATTGATATCCTGGAGTTATTATCTTTTTCCCCGAAGATTATCATGATAACCAATCACTGGGTATGGAACTCCCCGGTATTTGGAAAAATTATTCAATATGCAGGTTTCTTCCATGTAGACGAAGGATATGAACTTTGTGTGGAACGGATGCGGGAAAAAGTAAGAGAAGGATACTCCATCGCCATTTTCCCCGAAGGTACCCGGACCTATGACGGCAAGATGAAACGTTTCCATAAAGGTGCTTTCTATTTATCAAAAACTCTGCAATTGGATATTATTCCTATTCTGCTATACGGCAATGGAGAGATTATAGCCAAGGCACAACCTTTCTATGTCCGCAAAGGCATTATTTACTCTAAAATATTGCCTCGCATACTTTATAACGATGATTCATTCGGAACGACCTATCAGGAACGTACCAAGCGCATCTCTTCCTACATGAAAGAAGAATATGCACGTATTTGCCTGGAAAAGAATACACCGGCGAATCCGGCATTTTATGAGGCATTGGTACTGAACTATATCTATAAAAGTCCTGTCATCGAGTGGTACATCCGCATCAAAGTAAAGATGGAACACAATTACCAGTTATTCAATCAACTGATTCCGATGAAAGGACAGATTACGGATATCGGTTGTGGTCTCGGTCCTCTGTGTTATATGCTGTCTATGATATCCAAAGAAAGGCAAATAGTAGGAATCGATTATGATGAAGATAAAATAGCTATAGCTCAACACGGCTGGCTTCGTGGCGAAAACCTTCGCTTTGAACATGCTGACGCATCGGTTTATGAGTTCCCGGAAAGTGATGTCTTCATCCTGAATGATGTATTGCATTACATGAGTTATGAACATCAACATGACTTGCTAGTGAGATGCGCCAATCTTCTTCGTCCTGAAGGAATGATTATCGTACGTGATGGAAATTCCGCTGAGACCCATAAACATCGGCTAACCCGCCTCACGGAAGTTCTCTCTACCCAAGTTGTCAAGTTCAATCGCACTACGGATGAGCTCTGCTTCACCTCCGAAGCTCAAATTCAAAGCATAGCCCGGGAGTGTGGAATGGAAGTAAAGACTATCCGAAACGATAAATATACATCGAATACCATCTATATACTTAAAAAGCAATTGCCATGA
- a CDS encoding DUF2062 domain-containing protein has translation MEERSEELWHEKARQLGIVVIIPTYNNEKTLTTVIEDVLFYVEDIIVVNDGSTDSTPTLLENYPNLHIITHPTNKGKGTALKNGLKQAKAAGYRYAITIDSDGQHFASDIPIFMEEIEKEPDTLLVGARNLTSDNMPGKNTFANKFSNFWFKLETGVKLQDTQSGYRLYPLHKINVQRFYYTAKYEFELEALVFAVWGGTTVRNIPIHVYYPPQEERVSHFRPFRDFTRISILNTFLVFITFLWIYPRNFFRKLTWSNCRKFFRTHITQSEESNLKITYAIMLGVFMGIVPIWGYQMLATLFLAHVLKLNKVIAIVAANISIPPMIPFLLYGSYLTGCKVLNRPVELHLTDISFENVKSVLEQYLIGSVIFATACSILAGIITISLLTIYRRPKTT, from the coding sequence ATGGAAGAACGTAGCGAGGAACTATGGCATGAGAAAGCCAGGCAACTTGGTATTGTAGTTATTATACCTACCTACAATAATGAAAAGACGCTGACTACCGTAATTGAAGATGTACTCTTCTATGTAGAAGATATCATCGTTGTCAATGACGGCTCTACCGATAGCACCCCTACTCTTCTGGAAAACTATCCGAACCTGCATATCATCACCCATCCTACCAATAAAGGAAAAGGAACTGCCTTGAAAAACGGATTGAAGCAGGCCAAAGCAGCCGGCTACCGATATGCCATCACTATAGATTCCGATGGACAGCATTTTGCTTCGGACATTCCTATTTTCATGGAAGAAATAGAAAAAGAACCGGATACGTTGCTGGTAGGCGCCCGTAATCTGACTTCGGACAATATGCCGGGCAAGAATACTTTTGCCAATAAATTCTCCAACTTCTGGTTTAAACTTGAAACCGGAGTAAAGCTTCAGGATACCCAATCGGGTTACCGGCTCTATCCACTACATAAAATCAATGTGCAGAGATTCTACTATACCGCTAAATATGAATTTGAGCTTGAAGCACTGGTCTTTGCAGTATGGGGAGGAACTACAGTCCGCAATATACCCATACATGTCTATTATCCGCCTCAGGAAGAACGTGTCTCCCACTTCCGTCCTTTCCGGGATTTCACTCGCATCAGCATATTGAATACCTTCTTAGTGTTCATTACTTTCCTCTGGATTTATCCGCGTAACTTCTTTCGGAAACTAACCTGGAGTAATTGCCGGAAATTCTTCCGGACTCACATTACACAGTCCGAAGAATCGAATCTGAAGATTACCTATGCCATTATGTTAGGTGTATTTATGGGAATAGTCCCGATTTGGGGATACCAGATGCTTGCCACTTTGTTTTTGGCTCATGTGCTTAAACTCAACAAAGTAATAGCTATTGTAGCAGCTAATATCAGTATTCCTCCCATGATTCCTTTCCTGTTATATGGCAGTTACCTGACAGGATGTAAAGTCCTGAACAGGCCGGTTGAACTTCATCTTACCGATATTTCATTTGAAAATGTGAAATCGGTTTTAGAGCAATATTTAATTGGAAGTGTTATCTTTGCAACCGCTTGTAGTATACTGGCAGGTATTATAACGATCAGCCTGCTTACTATATACAGAAGGCCGAAAACAACATGA